From Leptospira brenneri:
TAAAGTTTTTTTGGTTTGGCAAGGGCAATGTCGATTTTCACCAAACGATTGTTTTTAAAGAAACAACGAGTCGCCACAAGGACGAGTCCCTTTTCTTTAATCGACCTATCAATTTTTTCAATTTCTTTTGCTTTGAGGAGAAGTTTACGAGGACGAATTTCGGGATGATTCGCATAACCTCCGTTTTTGTATGGAGGAATTTGAAAGTTTTCTAAAAACACTTCCCCGTTCCGAACTTTGGCAAAACAATCGGTGAGGTTTCCTTTTTTTTCCCGAAGGGATTTTACCTCAGAACCTGTGAGTACAACACCAGCCTCGAACGAATCTAATAGTTCGAAATTAAACTTTGCCTTTTTATTGATTAAAGGATCGGTTCCGCGTGGTTTTTCGTCTTTTTTGGTTTTGCCCATGAATATACTTACGACCTGAGGGAATGGTGGATTTGCACTAATCTTGCAATTTCCGCCCCAATGAGATTCGGCATCGAATAAAAGTTATCGGCCGTAATCTGGAGGGAGTCCTGGAATACATGTTCCGCAATGTAACGAGACCCAAGTCCCACCCCTAAAAATACATAATTTTTGTCCTGGTTTTTTAGTACAGCTTCTTTCATCCGACGAGTGTCAAAAGAAGAAAGTTCATCCTCAATATAGGTTTTGGCTCTTTGGCCCCGAAAGTCGGAAAGGATGACAATGATCTTGGTTTGGGCATCGGGGGAAAAATAACGTTCTGCATTGGAAAGAACTTGGTATTCTGGAATGCTATCTCCATGCCAATTTTTACAAAGAGCGTTAAACACCTCTTCTTCTTTTTCTGCCGTATAATCTTCTTCTGCTGACTTTAGATTGTAAATATCCACCGTGTCTTTGGAGTTTTTGATATCACAGAAAGTATGGACACTCGTTTTGATATCGTGTTCATTTAGAATATGTAAACTCACAAGAAGAGCCGAAAGCATCGCAATCGAATACTCGAAGTTAAAGATCCTTCGGCATTTCGATACAAGAAAGGTCACTTCTACACCTTTTAGTTTTTCATCATTTTTTTCGATCGTCGTTTTATCGAAGATTTTGGTATCTCCCCGTCCGCTTTTGTAGGAGATGTATTTCCTTGCATCCACTCTCGATCCTTCGTTTTTATACATACGATGGATGTCGATTTCGGGATCAAAGAGTTGTTCTAAACTTAGTTCTACCTCTTCGAGTTCTTTTCCAAATACGGATTTAAATTCTTCGAGGCCAACCATAATGGAATAGTCCCAAAGGAGACGACGTTTTTTTAAGAATTGTTTATAAAGTTCTTCGGTTCGGTAACCCCAAGCGCCACCACCACCTTGTGGTTCGCCTTGGCCTTGGTTCCCTTGTGTGTCTTGTCCATACCAGGCGTCAGGTCCTTCTTTGGTGCTTCCTCCGGTTTCCGGAGTGTTGATCTCAATTCCACGTTTGGTTTCCGCACCAGAATTGAGTTTTTTGGCAACACCTGTTAGGGGATCCCTTTTATGAAGTTCAGGATCCCACCAATTTTTTCGATTTAGTCCTGACTCAACGGTAAACGTTTTTTTTTTCTCTTCGATTTCCTCGAAGAGTGTTGAGACAACTTCCACACCGGAAAGAAATCCTTCCAAAATGCGTTCGAGTTCCTTTCTTTCTTTGGGATCCGCAATTTGGTTGGTATAATAAATTTTTCCACCACGGATTGCAATGTCTTTAACATCCGTTTGGTTATAGCGGTAAATATGGTTTTTCCATTTTAAAAGGTTGGAGATACCAAAACGGTAAGGCATTAAGTTCGCCGAACCAATGGTCCGTTTTTCAGAAAGTTCCTTGGCCTTGAGGTGAAACCGAGCAAGACTCCGAGGAAGCACACCTTCAGGAAGATAAAATTCTAAAATTTCTTCTAAAACTTTCACATCTTCTAATTCAGGAAAAAGAATTGGTGTGAATCGGTTTCGGAAAGCACGCGAAATGGTTGTTACCGATTTAGAAGCACGAAAGGATTTCATTCCAAATACAATGGATTTTTCTGTAAGTTGGATGGGAAGGTATTCCCCCGATTCAGGAGGAAGTGTGAGAGACCTTGCATCATCGGTTAACATATTCATCTTTTCAACCAGTTCTGCTCCCGCAGACTCAAGACCCGAAATCAGAATGATATGACCTTTTCGAATCGAGCGTGTTAGGGGGCCGTCTACCCAAGTCACACTTTCGATATTCCCTTCTTCTGTAGGTTTGAGTGCTCCCACAACGTCTGAAGTATGCATTCCTTTGGATAACATTACCGATTCGAGTTCAATCCCAGTAAGTTCTGTAAAGAGTGGTAAAAATTCTTGTGGGTCTTGGTCTTCTCGGTATTCGATTAAAATATTTTCTTTGGCTTGGATGGCAGTGAAAACTTGGTCGAGAAAATGTAAAACAGGTTCTGGGGTTGGGTAAGTCGAAAGAAGTGAGATGGTTTTTTTCTCATCCCAGGTTTTGATTTCTTTATCGTTCCAAAAAATAGTAGAACTTTGAACATATCCTTTGGTTGGAACTAGTTTGACTGAACCGCCAAACTCGGATTCAATGAGTTCTCTTTGTTTGGCCTTGTCTTCTTTTTTACGGAAAGGTTCTTCGAATAAGTATAAAGCTTCTCGTGCTGCAACCGTTTTGTCCTTTGCACCAAATAAAACCAAACGGTTACAATACTTTTGCAAAGTCCTTAAGTTGAAGTGGTATTTTTCTAAATCACCCTTTCCGATCTCTCCTGATTTAATCCGGGCTTCCGACTCTAGACTGATCCGAATGATTTGTTTCAGAACTTCTTCCGAAAGCATGGGATAGAGTTTTTTTAAGATAAAAAACATCTCGTCCGGCGAATACGGATCTACATAAACAACAGCAAAGTGTTTTGTAATATCAAAAGGTAATGGTTTTCTTCCTTCAAAACCTTCACTTGGGTTTTGGGTTCCAATAAACCAAAATCCTGTTTTGCCATTTACCCTTTCCCCACTTCCTTCCAATAGGTCTAAGTAGTTCGATTCATAAACAGAGGAAAATCGTTTGATGATGTTGGGAGCACAAAGGTTCATTTCATCGGCAACAAAACTAAGCCCCTCTGAGAGAGCATTGGTGAGCGGACCATTTGACCAAGTAAATCCTTTCCCATCCAGAAGGATTCGGTAAGATCCAATCAGATCTTCGGGGAGGGTGTCTTCATTGAAACTGAACCGAAGGGTAGGTTGTTTACGAAGGGCATTGATATAATAAATAAGAGCGTTTTTTCCGACCCCGGCATCACCTACGAGAAGGACAGGGATCCCTTCTAGCATGGGGTATAGAATTTTTTGTAAGGTAAGTTTTACCGAGTCGGTTTCGACAAGGCTAGAAGGGAAAACGGGAAACTTACTCGTGGGCGGGAGAACCGGCACTTTCACATCAGCGATGGTAACAAATTCCATATCCTTCAGATTTCTACCCATTTCCTAGGTGTAAACCAAATTCTATTGACCCGTACCTCCCTAAAAAACCATGATGATTCCATGGATTTCGCAAATAGAATGTATGGGATTGACTCCTCCCCCATCCGCAAGGCCTTTGAACTTGCACGGAGTATCCAAAATCCGATCAATTTGAGTATCGGCCAGCCGCACTTCCCTTGTCCACCTAACATCATAGAGGTTATGACACAAGCAGCCAGGGATGGCAAAACTTCTTACACTCTCACCGGTGGAATTCCTGAGCTAAAATCTGCCATGGCAGAAAAATACCGAACCCAAAATAAAATTACTTATGCTCATGAAGACAGGATCCTTGCCACTTCGGGAATCTCTTCTGCTTTGTTTTTATTATTCAATGCCCTAGTCAATGAAGGGGATGAATGTTTAGTGATCTCACCCTACTTTCTCATGTACCCTGCTATGTTAAAGTTTTATGGGGGAAAGGTGGTTCCTCTAGAGGAAAGTTTTAAACCAGAAGATTTAGAATCTTTAAAATCTAGAAAATTCAAACTCATCATTTTTTCCAATCCTTCCAATCCCACAGGTAAAGTTCTCTCAAAAGAACAACTAAGGGCTCTAGCGAACCTCGCAGAAACTACGGGAGCTTATCTGATCAGTGATGAAATTTACGAACTCTTTGATTACGATAAACAGTTTTTCTCCATTGGATCGGAGTATGAAAAAACAATTACACTCACTGGGTTTTCCAAAACCTACAATATGACAGGTCTTCGGCTTGCGACCATCCTTGCTGAGGACAAGGTCATCAAGGCCCTTACCACCTTACAACAGTATACTGTTGTTTGTGCTCCTTCCATCACCCAATGGGCCGGAATCGAAGCCTTAAAAACAGATATGAGTGCGTACATCCAAGATTATAAAGAAAAACGTGATTTTGTTTATGAATCTTTAAAAGACTACTATCCCATCCAAAAATCAGGGGGAGCCTTTTATTCCTTCTTCCAAGTTCCCGTCACTGATGATGAGTTCATCCAAAGGGCTGTGAAAAAGGATCTCATTTTGGTTCCTGGATTTATCTTCTGTGACAAAAAGAATTTTGTCAGACTTTCTTTTGCTACGGAATGGGACACTTTGAAACGAGGAATGAAAGCCTTACAGGAACTTTCGAAAGAAAGTTAAACTGGCACTCTGCCAATCTAAGTGGATTAGAAACAAAGAAAGGATTTTTATGAACGATTCGAATTGGTTTTTCCTTTGGAGTCTTTCTGTCTATGGGATCCTTTTTTTCTTTGGAGCTAGTCTCGCCAGTTTCTATACCACACTTGCAGAACGAATTTTACTTTATTGTTACGGCAAAAAAAGAAAGGAAGTTCATGGCTTTTCTCGTTGGAAAACTATTTTTTCCAAACCAAGTCACTGTCCGTCTTGCGGACATTTGGTAACAAAAACAAATCTTATGCCGATTGTTGGTTGGTATTTGACTAAAGGCAAATGTTCCCATTGTAAAATAGAACTCCCAAAACTCTACCCTCTCACAGAATTTCTTTTTGGTCTAATGGCCATCTTTATCTATTTTGTATCAGAAGATATTTTGGGGACCATCACCCTTCTTTTCTTTTTCGGGCATTTACTGATTTCTATGATGACCGACGTGGCTAAATTTTCTCTCGATTATGAAAATCTTCCTTTTCTCGTAGGATTTGGTTTTCTCTCCAACTATCTTCTGTTTGGTGAATTTTTCACAATAGAAACTCTATGGGTCTATTTAGGTTTTTTCAGTTTTTACCTTTTCATTTACCTTTTGTTTCGCGGGGGAACTGGCCTGGGAGATGTGATTTTTTCGCCCGTGTTTGCCACCATTGCGGGCAATCCTTTTTGGATTTTATATTTTAACTCGGCTTACCTACTCGCAGTGGGATTTAGTTTTCTCCTTCGCAAAAAAGGAGAACCCTTAAAAGGGAAAAAAATTCCTATGGGACTTTATTTTTCTCTCGGATTATTTCTAACCTACTTTGCCAAATTACTTGTCCATTACTACAACTGGGAGGGATTCTCTATTTATGGAACCATTGAATGAATTACAAAACATGCGAAGGCTTTACACACGTTCTATTCTATCAGAAGAGACAGCCGGATCCAATCCATTAGAACTATTCCAACTTTGGTTTTCCGAAGCAAAAGAGGAAGGAGAACAAGAGCCAAATGCAATGAGCCTTGCTACAGTGGATCAATCAGGACAACCTTCCGTTCGAACTGTTTTACTGAAAGGACTCATCCGTGAAGAATTCCAATTCTTTACCAATTATGATTCGGATAAAGGAAAAGATATTGCTGAGAACCCCCGTGTGGCTCTCAATTTCTTTTGGCCCAAACTGGAAAGGCAAATTCGAATAGAAGGTCAAGCGACCCGTATTTCCAAAGAAGAGTCGAAAGCCTATTTCCAAGTAAGACCTAGAGAATCACAAATTGGAGCACTAACATCAAATCAAAGTTCGGTGGTTCCTTCCAGAGAATTTTTAGAAGAAAAGTTTGCCTCTCTTACCAAAGAATGGGAAGGAAAAGAAATACCAATGCCAGAAAACTGGGGTGGGTATTCTGTATTCCCTACCAAAATTGAATTTTGGCAAGGAAGGGTGGGAAGACTTCATGATAGAATCCAGTTTGAAAGAAAAGATAAAACAGAAACTTGGGTTCGTGCAAGGCTTTCTCCATAAGTCCAGAGCTATCAATACAGAAACCCTTCGAAAACAAATAAAAGAAATCAATCAGACATTTATTGGTCTCTTCCCTTTATCAAGGAAAAGACCAGGATGATTTTTGGCTAACCGTGTAGATTCAACAAATGTCCGAGTTTTGTTTTTTTAGTTTGTAAATAACGCGAGTTCTCTTCTACAGGATCTATCTCAATAGGAACTCGTTCGGTTACGTGCAAGTTGTATCCTTCGAGTCCCACAATCTTACGAGGGTTATTGGTGATGAGTTTCATTTGTTTCACTCCAATATCCCGTAAAATCTGAGCACCAATTCCATATTCTCTCAAATCAGGAGCAAAACCCAATTTTTCATTGGCTTCTACTGTATCCAGCCCCCCCTCTTGTAAGGAATAGGCTTTGAGTTTGTTGATGATTCCAATCCCACGTCCTTCTTGACGCATATAGAGTAGGACTCCATTCCCTTCTTTTTCAATCATGCGAAGAGCATTGTGGAGCTGCGGCCCGCAGTCACAACGTTGGGAAGAGAAGATATCGCCAGTCAAACATTCGCTATGAACACGAACAAGGACAGGTTTCTCTGGATCAATTTCGCCCTTTACCAAAGCCATGTGAACTTTGTCGTCAATCTGTGTGGAATAAGCTTTGATTTTAAAATCACCAAATTCGGTAGGAAGACTTGCTTCCACTTCTAAATGAATTAATTTCTCTTTGTGTCTTCGGTAACGAATTAAGTCTTCAATGGTGTAAATATTAAGACCATGTGTTTTTGCAAATTTTTCCAAATCAGGAATTCTTGCCATAGACCCATCATCATTCATAATTTCGCAAATCACACCACTTGGATAAAGACCAGCTAATTTAGATAAGTCGACAGCCGCTTCCGTATGCCCTGCCCTTCGTAAAACTCCACCAGTCACGGCTTGTAATGGAAACATATGACCTGGACGTATCAAATCTTCCGATTTGGTTTTGGGGTCTAGGAGTGCTTCGACAGTTTTGGCTCTGTCAGGTGCGGAGATTCCCGTGGAAGTTCCATGTTTCGCATCCACTGATACTGTAAATGCGGTTCCGTGTTTGTCACCTAAGGAAAGATCATCCACCATCTTTCCAAGACCCAAAGTTTGGAGTCTTTCCCTCTCCATGGGGACACAGATAAGACCACGACCATGGGTTGCCATAAAGTTGATTTTGTCTTTATCTGCAAATTGGGAAGCACAGACCAGATCTCCTTCGTTTTCTCTGTCTTCAGAGTCGACTAAGATGATCATTTTGCCTTGGCGGATTTCTTCGATTGCTTCTTCGATCGGACGTATCATGGGGAAAGGCCTCTATATACTAAAACTCTGAAAGCCGTTCCGAATTAAAGAAGATTCCCAAAGAAAGTCATTGATTTTTCCCCTTTCTTTTGTCTAAATGTTCCGGATCGGAGGGGATGTGGAACTGAAACTGAACACAACGGGAAAGATCAAAACCATCGAAATCGCGGGTAAATTTGACATCGAATCCACGGAGGAATTCGAATCTATCTTTGCAAAACTCATTGAACCACATCCGAGCATCGTTTCCATTGAAATGAGTCGCCTGGATTATATAGATTCCTCAGGCATTGGTTCTCTCATCAAAAGCCTTAACTCTCTCAAAAACAAAAAAGGAAAACTAGTCCTTGTGGGGATGAAACCCATGATCCAAAATGTATTTAAATTAGCAAAACTAGATATGTTTTTTGAAATTATGAATGCTAACGATTTCCAAACAAAGTACGTAGCAGATGATAATGATTCTGATATCGACAATCTACTAAAAAGAAACTAAGAACCTGATCTTTGGCTTAAATAGTTTTCGATATATTTGGCCAAAACATCCACTTCGACATTCAATCTCTGGTCTTTTTTCCAGGTTCCAGCATTGGTTTTTTCCATGGTTTCAGGGATGAGGATGAGTTGGATACTCCCATCCTTTACGTCCACAACAGTGAGACTGATCCCATCCAAAGTCACTGATCCTTTTTTTACAAAATAACGACGAAGTTCTTCTGGGATTTCCACCCAGAACTCTTCCACTTCTTTTTCAATTTGTTTTCGAGAAATCACTTTGGCCATTCCGTCCACATGGCCTTGCACCATATGTCCTCCAAAACGTTGTCCCATTGCCATAGCCCTTTCCAAATTGACAGAAGACCCTTCTCCTAACCGAGATAAGTTGGTCAGTTCCAATGATTTAAATGATGCATAAAATTTAAATAGATTCCCTAACTCAGAGAACTCAGTGACTGTCATACAAGCACCGTTGATGGCAATAGAATCCCCTAATTTTAAATCAGGTTTTTCCCATTCCGTTTCCACGGTAAATTGAATTCCCGAATCAATCGGTTCAATAGTGACCACCTTTCCGATAGCTTCAATAAGGCCAGTAAACATAAACTAGGTGCTCCTCTCTGGTTTTCTAATAAAAATACGGTTCGTTCCAACTTGGTATTCCGAAATCAAAAGTTCATTTTGGAAAACAAAAGGAATTCCATCAGGAAAAGATTTATCTTCGTTTCGGATTTCAATGATTCTATCCGTATCTGAGATCTCATCTTCTAAAAATTCAGGGAAAAAATTTCCAGATTCACATAACAAAGTATTAATGCCAAGTTCACCCAAAATTTCGAGAAATTTCCAACCTTCATTTCGACGTAAATAAACTCCTTCAAACCGAGATAGAGGTCTTATCAACCGTTCTAGTTCTACGTCTTCTTCTGTAATCTCATCTGAAATGATAAAAAAAACACATTTTTTTTCGCCATATTTTTCTGTAAGTGCCTGTTGGTTTGCAAAAAAAACATCCGATGGAAGTTTTTTAGGGTCCAAACAAAAAACACGATACGGTTGGTAGAGGTTTTCTTCTAAGTTATGGATTTGGTTTGTATCTTTTGCAAATTGTAAGATGGAAGAAAAAAGTCCAGAGCCGGCTTCAAAAAAAGGTTCTAGTTCGGTGATTCGAATTCCTGGTTTATGTGAGAGAACCATCTCTTCTGTAATTCGGAAGTTAAGTGATGGACAGTCAGAGAGAATGGTTCCTGGGCCAACGGCAACAGCATCTACTTTTGCGCGTAACAACTGTAAGTAGAGATCCACTTCCTGTGAACTCACCCGTTCTTTCTTTTTATCAAAAGAGGCAAAATTTCCCTCTTTTGATGTCGCGGATTTGATCCAAACCCATGGCCTCCCCGTTTGGATTCTGGTTAAAAACCCCTGTAAATAAGGAAGGGAAACCTTTGCAAGCATCGGATCTAGTGCCACTGAGATTCCGGATTTTGTATACGAACTCCAATCACCCGAGACCACAAGAGGATTGGGATCTTTCCATCCTAACTTTACCTCTTTTGGTTTTCTTTCGATCACCAAATCACGGCAAGGTGGTGTTTTTCCGAAATGGGTACAAGGTTCTAAACTAACGGAGAGGATGGTTTGATCAGAAGGGATCTGATCCTGTTTCTCTGAATTCGAAATTTCAAACTCGATTGAGTTTGTATTTTCCTGGGAACCCAAACTGGAAAGATTTGAATTTTCTTTTGGGTCTAAAATTGGTATTTTTGGATAACGGGAATAAAGTTCTCTTTCTGCATGGTTTCCACCAAAGGTTTGGGTGTGAGCGCTAGAGAGAACTTTTCCCTCGGTGTCAGTTAAAACAGCAGAAACAGGTGGATTGGCTCCGGTTTTTCCCATCGCCAAAAATCCAAGTAAGGAATGCAGAGAATAAGTTTCCTTCCGTTTCTCTGCATTCATCGTCAGTCGGTTATACGAATCTTTTTTTCCTGAGTTGGTCGTAAATCTCAGAAATGGG
This genomic window contains:
- the smpB gene encoding SsrA-binding protein SmpB, with the protein product MGKTKKDEKPRGTDPLINKKAKFNFELLDSFEAGVVLTGSEVKSLREKKGNLTDCFAKVRNGEVFLENFQIPPYKNGGYANHPEIRPRKLLLKAKEIEKIDRSIKEKGLVLVATRCFFKNNRLVKIDIALAKPKKLYDKRDDIQKKEAKIDMERAMKEHLRK
- a CDS encoding AAA family ATPase, coding for MEFVTIADVKVPVLPPTSKFPVFPSSLVETDSVKLTLQKILYPMLEGIPVLLVGDAGVGKNALIYYINALRKQPTLRFSFNEDTLPEDLIGSYRILLDGKGFTWSNGPLTNALSEGLSFVADEMNLCAPNIIKRFSSVYESNYLDLLEGSGERVNGKTGFWFIGTQNPSEGFEGRKPLPFDITKHFAVVYVDPYSPDEMFFILKKLYPMLSEEVLKQIIRISLESEARIKSGEIGKGDLEKYHFNLRTLQKYCNRLVLFGAKDKTVAAREALYLFEEPFRKKEDKAKQRELIESEFGGSVKLVPTKGYVQSSTIFWNDKEIKTWDEKKTISLLSTYPTPEPVLHFLDQVFTAIQAKENILIEYREDQDPQEFLPLFTELTGIELESVMLSKGMHTSDVVGALKPTEEGNIESVTWVDGPLTRSIRKGHIILISGLESAGAELVEKMNMLTDDARSLTLPPESGEYLPIQLTEKSIVFGMKSFRASKSVTTISRAFRNRFTPILFPELEDVKVLEEILEFYLPEGVLPRSLARFHLKAKELSEKRTIGSANLMPYRFGISNLLKWKNHIYRYNQTDVKDIAIRGGKIYYTNQIADPKERKELERILEGFLSGVEVVSTLFEEIEEKKKTFTVESGLNRKNWWDPELHKRDPLTGVAKKLNSGAETKRGIEINTPETGGSTKEGPDAWYGQDTQGNQGQGEPQGGGGAWGYRTEELYKQFLKKRRLLWDYSIMVGLEEFKSVFGKELEEVELSLEQLFDPEIDIHRMYKNEGSRVDARKYISYKSGRGDTKIFDKTTIEKNDEKLKGVEVTFLVSKCRRIFNFEYSIAMLSALLVSLHILNEHDIKTSVHTFCDIKNSKDTVDIYNLKSAEEDYTAEKEEEVFNALCKNWHGDSIPEYQVLSNAERYFSPDAQTKIIVILSDFRGQRAKTYIEDELSSFDTRRMKEAVLKNQDKNYVFLGVGLGSRYIAEHVFQDSLQITADNFYSMPNLIGAEIARLVQIHHSLRS
- a CDS encoding pyridoxal phosphate-dependent aminotransferase gives rise to the protein MDFANRMYGIDSSPIRKAFELARSIQNPINLSIGQPHFPCPPNIIEVMTQAARDGKTSYTLTGGIPELKSAMAEKYRTQNKITYAHEDRILATSGISSALFLLFNALVNEGDECLVISPYFLMYPAMLKFYGGKVVPLEESFKPEDLESLKSRKFKLIIFSNPSNPTGKVLSKEQLRALANLAETTGAYLISDEIYELFDYDKQFFSIGSEYEKTITLTGFSKTYNMTGLRLATILAEDKVIKALTTLQQYTVVCAPSITQWAGIEALKTDMSAYIQDYKEKRDFVYESLKDYYPIQKSGGAFYSFFQVPVTDDEFIQRAVKKDLILVPGFIFCDKKNFVRLSFATEWDTLKRGMKALQELSKES
- a CDS encoding prepilin peptidase → MNDSNWFFLWSLSVYGILFFFGASLASFYTTLAERILLYCYGKKRKEVHGFSRWKTIFSKPSHCPSCGHLVTKTNLMPIVGWYLTKGKCSHCKIELPKLYPLTEFLFGLMAIFIYFVSEDILGTITLLFFFGHLLISMMTDVAKFSLDYENLPFLVGFGFLSNYLLFGEFFTIETLWVYLGFFSFYLFIYLLFRGGTGLGDVIFSPVFATIAGNPFWILYFNSAYLLAVGFSFLLRKKGEPLKGKKIPMGLYFSLGLFLTYFAKLLVHYYNWEGFSIYGTIE
- the pdxH gene encoding pyridoxamine 5'-phosphate oxidase, with translation MNELQNMRRLYTRSILSEETAGSNPLELFQLWFSEAKEEGEQEPNAMSLATVDQSGQPSVRTVLLKGLIREEFQFFTNYDSDKGKDIAENPRVALNFFWPKLERQIRIEGQATRISKEESKAYFQVRPRESQIGALTSNQSSVVPSREFLEEKFASLTKEWEGKEIPMPENWGGYSVFPTKIEFWQGRVGRLHDRIQFERKDKTETWVRARLSP
- a CDS encoding bifunctional 3,4-dihydroxy-2-butanone-4-phosphate synthase/GTP cyclohydrolase II, whose product is MIRPIEEAIEEIRQGKMIILVDSEDRENEGDLVCASQFADKDKINFMATHGRGLICVPMERERLQTLGLGKMVDDLSLGDKHGTAFTVSVDAKHGTSTGISAPDRAKTVEALLDPKTKSEDLIRPGHMFPLQAVTGGVLRRAGHTEAAVDLSKLAGLYPSGVICEIMNDDGSMARIPDLEKFAKTHGLNIYTIEDLIRYRRHKEKLIHLEVEASLPTEFGDFKIKAYSTQIDDKVHMALVKGEIDPEKPVLVRVHSECLTGDIFSSQRCDCGPQLHNALRMIEKEGNGVLLYMRQEGRGIGIINKLKAYSLQEGGLDTVEANEKLGFAPDLREYGIGAQILRDIGVKQMKLITNNPRKIVGLEGYNLHVTERVPIEIDPVEENSRYLQTKKTKLGHLLNLHG
- a CDS encoding STAS domain-containing protein — encoded protein: MELKLNTTGKIKTIEIAGKFDIESTEEFESIFAKLIEPHPSIVSIEMSRLDYIDSSGIGSLIKSLNSLKNKKGKLVLVGMKPMIQNVFKLAKLDMFFEIMNANDFQTKYVADDNDSDIDNLLKRN
- a CDS encoding riboflavin synthase, with the protein product MFTGLIEAIGKVVTIEPIDSGIQFTVETEWEKPDLKLGDSIAINGACMTVTEFSELGNLFKFYASFKSLELTNLSRLGEGSSVNLERAMAMGQRFGGHMVQGHVDGMAKVISRKQIEKEVEEFWVEIPEELRRYFVKKGSVTLDGISLTVVDVKDGSIQLILIPETMEKTNAGTWKKDQRLNVEVDVLAKYIENYLSQRSGS
- a CDS encoding dihydrofolate reductase family protein; translation: MNAEKRKETYSLHSLLGFLAMGKTGANPPVSAVLTDTEGKVLSSAHTQTFGGNHAERELYSRYPKIPILDPKENSNLSSLGSQENTNSIEFEISNSEKQDQIPSDQTILSVSLEPCTHFGKTPPCRDLVIERKPKEVKLGWKDPNPLVVSGDWSSYTKSGISVALDPMLAKVSLPYLQGFLTRIQTGRPWVWIKSATSKEGNFASFDKKKERVSSQEVDLYLQLLRAKVDAVAVGPGTILSDCPSLNFRITEEMVLSHKPGIRITELEPFFEAGSGLFSSILQFAKDTNQIHNLEENLYQPYRVFCLDPKKLPSDVFFANQQALTEKYGEKKCVFFIISDEITEEDVELERLIRPLSRFEGVYLRRNEGWKFLEILGELGINTLLCESGNFFPEFLEDEISDTDRIIEIRNEDKSFPDGIPFVFQNELLISEYQVGTNRIFIRKPERST